Proteins encoded together in one Anabaena sphaerica FACHB-251 window:
- a CDS encoding methionyl-tRNA formyltransferase, with amino-acid sequence MRLFLLGTGSLFEKLFTILPDAGINIVAALNSNPESRFAEYCHLPTIRWLHSIDDLADDEVDLCFMCDYLRLLPAEFVKKYKVLNSHGGLLPKYRGYHGNGWAFINGETEIGYTIHRVDSSLDGGPIIYQKKFSVNPTSTFSEIKSKITWDIEQNLANVLNDYFKGKLKEQPQNAQKATFVARRHIRDCYIEWERSSVEIERFIRALAPPFAPGAFTVFRNQKLVILSAELFETEIYSEIPGHVVYRIEGQGILVKTGDGVLLMKEVEYQGKKIHSLDLFSTTGYRLGLDLVGEKLSQLGIY; translated from the coding sequence CAGGAAGCCTCTTTGAGAAGCTTTTTACTATTCTTCCCGATGCAGGGATAAACATCGTTGCTGCTTTAAATAGTAATCCTGAATCTCGATTTGCTGAATATTGCCATCTTCCTACGATTCGTTGGCTTCATTCAATCGACGATCTTGCTGACGACGAAGTAGACCTATGTTTTATGTGTGATTACTTACGCCTCCTTCCGGCTGAGTTTGTCAAAAAATACAAAGTTTTAAACAGTCATGGAGGACTTTTGCCCAAATACCGAGGCTATCACGGTAATGGATGGGCTTTCATCAACGGGGAAACCGAAATCGGTTACACCATTCATCGAGTAGACTCAAGCCTTGACGGAGGTCCGATTATTTATCAAAAGAAGTTTTCCGTTAATCCAACGAGCACATTTTCGGAGATTAAATCGAAGATAACTTGGGATATTGAACAAAACTTGGCAAATGTATTGAACGACTACTTTAAAGGAAAATTGAAGGAGCAGCCACAAAACGCCCAAAAAGCCACCTTCGTCGCCCGTCGCCACATCAGAGACTGCTACATTGAATGGGAGCGCAGTTCAGTTGAGATCGAGCGTTTTATTCGAGCACTAGCACCTCCCTTTGCACCTGGCGCGTTCACTGTATTTCGCAATCAGAAGCTGGTTATTTTGTCCGCAGAACTCTTTGAAACAGAAATTTACTCCGAAATACCGGGACATGTCGTCTATCGAATTGAAGGACAAGGCATTCTAGTTAAAACAGGTGATGGCGTTCTTCTGATGAAGGAGGTTGAGTATCAAGGCAAAAAAATACATTCTCTAGATCTATTTTCAACTACAGGATATCGGCTAGGTCTTGATCTAGTGGGGGAAAAACTCTCTCAACTTGGAATATATTAG
- a CDS encoding NAD-dependent epimerase/dehydratase family protein yields the protein MQNKRILITGGAGLVGSHITDLLVKEGVSEIIVLDNFTRGCRDNLAWAQTHGPLVVVEGDIRDRQLLADIMQGVDIVFHQAAIRITQCVEEPRLALEVLADGTFNVLEAAVKADVKKVVAASSASIYGMAENFPTTESHHPYNNRTLYGAAKTFNEGLLRSFYEMYGLDYVALRYFNVYGPRMDIYGVYTEVLIRWMERIIINQPPLIFGNGEQTMDFVYIEDIARANILAAKANVTDEVFNIASGVETSLNDLANSLLKVMGSDLKPEYRPERKVNPVQRRLADVSKARELLGFEAQISLEAGLHQLVTWWREQKLAKETSNV from the coding sequence ATGCAAAATAAACGAATTTTAATAACAGGTGGTGCTGGTTTAGTTGGTTCTCATATTACCGATTTACTGGTAAAAGAAGGAGTATCAGAAATCATTGTTTTAGATAACTTTACACGCGGATGTCGTGATAACCTAGCTTGGGCGCAGACACATGGACCGTTAGTAGTTGTAGAAGGAGATATCCGCGATCGCCAACTCTTGGCTGATATCATGCAAGGTGTAGATATCGTCTTTCATCAAGCAGCCATTCGGATTACCCAATGTGTCGAAGAACCACGACTGGCTTTAGAAGTGTTAGCAGATGGCACTTTCAACGTTTTGGAAGCAGCAGTCAAAGCAGACGTAAAAAAGGTAGTTGCAGCTTCATCAGCTTCTATTTATGGCATGGCTGAAAATTTCCCCACTACTGAATCTCACCATCCCTACAATAACCGCACCCTCTACGGTGCTGCCAAGACTTTTAATGAAGGCTTATTACGCAGTTTTTATGAAATGTATGGACTAGATTATGTAGCACTACGTTATTTTAATGTCTACGGTCCACGCATGGATATTTACGGTGTTTATACAGAGGTATTGATTCGCTGGATGGAGCGCATTATCATAAATCAGCCACCATTGATTTTTGGTAATGGTGAGCAAACAATGGATTTTGTGTATATCGAAGATATCGCTAGAGCCAACATTTTAGCAGCCAAAGCCAATGTCACAGATGAGGTTTTCAATATCGCTAGTGGTGTGGAAACCAGTTTAAATGATTTAGCTAATAGTCTGCTAAAAGTAATGGGATCTGATCTGAAACCGGAATATCGCCCAGAACGTAAAGTTAACCCCGTACAACGCCGACTAGCAGATGTGAGCAAAGCTAGAGAATTATTAGGTTTTGAGGCACAGATATCTTTAGAAGCAGGGCTACATCAGCTAGTTACTTGGTGGCGAGAACAAAAGCTGGCAAAGGAAACGAGCAATGTCTGA
- a CDS encoding DegT/DnrJ/EryC1/StrS family aminotransferase, with protein MSEQMQNLPIAKPWIGEPEAEAAKRAIMSGWVTQGPEVAEFEQEFAAYVGANYACAVSNCTTALHLALLAVGVQPHDEVITVSHSYIATANSIRYCGAIPVFIDIEPQTYNINPVLIEDGISDSLRDSSASRTRAILVVHQMGMPCDLKAILDIAHRYNLPVIEDAACAIGSEILWDGKWEKIGKPHGDIACFSFHPRKVITTGDGGMIITNNSEWDQKFRLWRQHGMSIPDTVRHGAKQVIFESYPILGYNYRMTDIQAAVGREQLKRLPEIVERRRYLAERYYHKLADIPGLKLPTEPAWAKSNWQSYCVRLPDSCNQRQVMQVMLDAGVATRRGIMCAHPEPAYQMENGLYGGDRLTESEQAQDQSIILPLFHQMSEQEQDRVVEILKRVCLV; from the coding sequence ATGTCTGAACAAATGCAAAATCTCCCCATTGCTAAACCTTGGATTGGCGAACCAGAGGCAGAAGCCGCAAAACGCGCTATTATGTCCGGTTGGGTGACTCAAGGACCAGAAGTTGCCGAATTTGAACAGGAGTTTGCAGCCTATGTAGGGGCAAATTATGCCTGTGCTGTTTCTAATTGTACTACGGCTTTGCACTTAGCACTGTTAGCTGTAGGTGTGCAGCCGCATGATGAGGTGATTACTGTCAGTCACTCTTATATTGCCACTGCTAATAGTATTCGTTATTGTGGTGCGATTCCAGTCTTTATAGATATTGAACCGCAGACATACAACATCAACCCGGTGTTAATTGAAGATGGGATTAGCGATTCCCTTCGGGATAGCTCCGCTTCACGCACCCGTGCTATTCTAGTTGTTCATCAGATGGGAATGCCTTGCGACCTCAAAGCTATCTTAGATATAGCGCACCGTTACAATTTACCAGTGATTGAAGATGCAGCGTGTGCCATTGGTAGTGAAATACTTTGGGATGGAAAGTGGGAGAAAATCGGTAAACCGCATGGAGATATAGCTTGCTTTTCCTTTCACCCCCGCAAGGTAATCACTACTGGCGACGGTGGCATGATCATCACTAATAATTCTGAATGGGATCAAAAATTTCGCCTTTGGCGACAACATGGAATGAGTATACCCGATACCGTGCGTCATGGAGCTAAACAAGTCATATTCGAGTCTTACCCAATATTGGGTTATAACTACCGGATGACGGATATTCAAGCAGCAGTCGGACGGGAACAACTCAAACGCCTACCAGAAATAGTAGAACGTCGTCGTTACTTAGCAGAGAGATATTACCACAAGCTTGCAGATATACCAGGGTTAAAATTACCAACAGAACCAGCTTGGGCAAAGAGTAACTGGCAAAGTTACTGTGTACGTCTCCCTGATAGTTGCAATCAGCGCCAAGTCATGCAGGTAATGTTAGATGCTGGAGTTGCCACCAGAAGAGGAATTATGTGCGCTCATCCAGAACCAGCATATCAGATGGAAAATGGTCTGTATGGGGGCGATCGCCTAACTGAAAGTGAACAAGCTCAGGATCAGTCAATTATTTTGCCATTGTTTCATCAGATGAGTGAGCAAGAACAGGATCGGGTAGTTGAGATTTTGAAAAGAGTTTGTTTGGTTTGA
- a CDS encoding glycosyltransferase, producing MNNMTKPKLVFFQWNHQDTSIFVQMHMKQHVKCLSEFFEVIVINEDCDYRQICDKYQPDLTLFESGVSYSASRRLYIKNTSAYSEIPKLGLHNGDPWCIRRAGFISDMENWGIETFFSTATTIGEHTPEIAENLLIWPNFIDADIYRDYGQKKIIPILINGSTSNLYPWRQTINKIISQNYPSLICPHLGYSKPSEWRMLYGEQYARTINTSWFAPTCGTVAKEVLRKHFEIPGSKSCLITEKSPTLEAAGFIDMQNCVFADEHDILDKLNYLFQHQDELEKITNAGYQLVHSRHTLKQRDQIFQWYNLYKNLKPSQKIVQSGLFQPLTIVEKSSDQKSYHIICNGLDISLINQGDEKLWAGKYNEAEVLYLKCLNYISWMPEPKLKLALCNLYKGNAKTALDWIAYPIKDTLENYKASTPDPVEWSYFLIILICQGKLNEAIKHSEQFPSLSHPELNRTRWIIKMLKNKEYILPPIEQTKYRATIHQLPNRNLNEWIGNIYIMLTASGQFDLREQLREIISLKAQDFKKENSNFRGNKKFFIKSSLFTKITSLFSLPSTVEPIHILFKNRLKRLCGNFLRRLECRFGYFLPYHVSEKRNDELFHTIQYLTQSENIKTALIIGASNREGSTEAFLTGIQQNFNKPSVFCINIPLPQFIKLQKQYANHSVVKCYQLSSASQKNFTHEIENVIQKIKQENKLEFFDIVLVDGSELSARTELYNELQTVKFIILDDINSGFNQPNYFSLATNKTHIVDTENISLRNGYAIFKKI from the coding sequence ATGAACAATATGACAAAGCCAAAGCTGGTTTTTTTTCAATGGAATCATCAGGATACATCCATTTTTGTACAGATGCACATGAAACAACACGTTAAATGCCTATCAGAGTTTTTTGAAGTTATTGTAATTAACGAAGATTGTGATTATCGCCAGATTTGTGATAAATATCAACCTGATTTAACACTATTTGAAAGTGGCGTTTCATATTCTGCTTCTCGTAGACTCTATATTAAGAATACTTCTGCTTATTCAGAAATACCCAAATTAGGATTGCATAACGGAGACCCTTGGTGTATTCGCCGTGCAGGATTTATTTCTGATATGGAAAATTGGGGTATAGAAACGTTTTTTTCTACTGCTACAACTATAGGTGAACACACGCCAGAAATTGCTGAAAATTTATTGATTTGGCCAAATTTTATAGATGCCGATATATATCGAGATTATGGTCAAAAAAAAATTATCCCAATATTAATTAATGGTAGTACAAGTAATCTGTATCCGTGGCGGCAAACAATTAATAAGATTATTTCTCAGAACTATCCTTCATTAATTTGTCCACACTTAGGTTATTCCAAGCCCTCAGAATGGCGAATGCTTTATGGTGAGCAGTATGCTCGCACAATCAATACTTCTTGGTTTGCGCCGACCTGCGGCACAGTAGCAAAAGAGGTTCTGCGTAAACATTTTGAAATTCCCGGTTCTAAATCTTGTTTAATTACAGAAAAAAGTCCCACACTTGAAGCGGCAGGTTTTATTGATATGCAAAATTGTGTTTTTGCTGATGAACACGATATATTAGATAAGCTGAATTATTTATTTCAACACCAAGATGAGCTTGAGAAAATTACTAATGCTGGTTATCAATTAGTTCACTCTCGCCACACATTGAAACAACGAGATCAAATTTTCCAATGGTACAATTTGTATAAAAATCTTAAACCCAGTCAAAAAATTGTTCAGTCCGGTCTTTTTCAGCCACTAACTATTGTAGAAAAATCATCAGATCAAAAAAGTTATCATATTATCTGTAATGGTCTAGATATTTCGCTGATTAATCAAGGAGATGAAAAGCTTTGGGCTGGAAAATACAACGAAGCAGAAGTTTTATATCTCAAATGTTTAAATTATATATCTTGGATGCCGGAACCAAAATTAAAATTAGCTCTGTGCAATCTCTATAAAGGAAATGCAAAAACAGCACTTGACTGGATTGCTTACCCAATCAAAGATACTCTTGAGAATTACAAAGCCTCTACTCCTGATCCGGTAGAGTGGTCTTATTTCCTGATTATTCTTATTTGTCAAGGCAAATTAAATGAGGCTATTAAACATAGTGAACAATTTCCATCTCTGAGTCATCCTGAACTTAATCGTACTCGTTGGATTATTAAAATGTTAAAGAATAAAGAATATATCTTACCACCCATTGAGCAAACAAAATACAGAGCTACTATTCATCAACTACCAAATCGCAATTTAAATGAATGGATTGGCAATATATACATCATGCTTACAGCCTCTGGGCAGTTTGATTTGAGAGAACAATTGAGAGAAATTATTTCCTTAAAAGCTCAAGATTTTAAAAAAGAAAACAGTAATTTTAGGGGCAATAAAAAATTTTTTATTAAAAGTAGTTTATTCACAAAAATAACCAGTCTGTTTTCACTACCAAGTACAGTGGAGCCTATTCACATTCTATTTAAAAATCGCTTAAAACGATTATGTGGTAACTTCTTACGTCGCTTAGAATGTAGATTTGGTTACTTTCTGCCCTACCATGTATCAGAAAAGAGGAATGATGAATTATTTCATACTATTCAATATCTAACACAGTCGGAAAATATTAAGACAGCACTGATTATTGGAGCGTCTAATCGAGAAGGAAGCACCGAAGCATTTTTAACCGGAATTCAGCAAAATTTTAACAAGCCAAGTGTATTTTGCATAAATATTCCATTGCCTCAATTCATAAAATTGCAAAAGCAATATGCCAATCATTCTGTTGTTAAATGCTATCAATTATCCTCCGCTTCCCAAAAGAATTTTACGCATGAAATTGAAAATGTCATCCAAAAAATTAAACAAGAAAATAAACTTGAGTTTTTTGATATCGTATTAGTTGATGGCTCTGAATTGTCTGCCAGAACAGAATTGTATAATGAATTACAAACAGTAAAATTTATTATTCTTGATGACATAAATAGTGGCTTTAATCAGCCCAATTACTTCAGTCTTGCAACGAATAAAACCCATATTGTAGATACTGAAAATATTAGCTTACGTAATGGATATGCAATATTCAAAAAAATCTAA
- a CDS encoding glycosyltransferase family 2 protein has translation MSLCEVRVPTYKRPHLLKRALSSLIAQTYNNWKCLVLDDSPAQEGRLVVESFNDDRMIYQPHPINLGRTKNLDYAFSSSNYIGGLYAFVLEDDNYLLPTFISENIQSLETHNVNIVLRNAEIRLQIDEASIPTGKTNLGKWYRQGLYTPFEIYARLFFCEGITNSGLFWRTDKIRSNLQVGSQVKDALHQELFRSLQIKDPIYFESTPLSVFTLFEVHDHIENKSGLSKKINLIQYRRGVQSILIHLVNKYGCKIVKQAQKIAMITASEDILENRLLETFYLNYQFQKTNKLRAIHSLFRHFLRFLILPDPYKAMYDKYL, from the coding sequence ATGTCTTTATGTGAAGTTAGAGTTCCGACTTATAAACGACCGCACTTACTCAAAAGAGCATTATCGAGCTTAATAGCACAAACCTACAATAACTGGAAATGCCTCGTTCTCGATGACTCTCCTGCTCAAGAAGGCAGATTAGTTGTCGAATCTTTTAACGATGATAGAATGATTTATCAACCTCACCCTATCAATCTTGGTCGAACCAAAAATCTTGACTACGCTTTTTCATCATCTAATTACATTGGTGGATTATATGCATTTGTACTAGAAGATGATAATTATCTTCTGCCAACTTTCATTTCTGAGAATATTCAGTCGCTAGAAACTCACAATGTCAACATAGTTTTAAGAAATGCAGAAATTAGATTGCAAATAGATGAGGCATCAATTCCTACAGGTAAAACTAATCTGGGAAAATGGTATAGACAAGGGCTGTATACTCCTTTTGAAATTTATGCACGTCTATTTTTTTGTGAGGGTATTACAAATAGCGGGTTGTTCTGGCGCACTGATAAAATTCGCTCAAATCTACAGGTTGGATCTCAAGTTAAGGACGCTCTGCATCAAGAATTATTTAGAAGTTTGCAAATCAAAGATCCAATATACTTTGAATCAACTCCATTATCCGTATTTACTTTATTTGAAGTCCACGACCATATTGAAAATAAATCTGGTCTTTCCAAGAAAATAAACCTTATTCAATATAGGCGTGGAGTTCAATCTATTCTAATTCATTTAGTCAATAAATATGGCTGTAAAATTGTTAAACAAGCCCAAAAGATTGCTATGATCACTGCTTCTGAAGATATCCTAGAAAATCGCTTACTTGAGACTTTTTATCTGAATTACCAGTTCCAAAAAACCAACAAACTTAGAGCTATACATAGTCTATTTCGACATTTTTTAAGATTCTTAATACTTCCAGATCCCTACAAGGCTATGTACGACAAGTATCTGTAA